In Corynebacterium nuruki S6-4, the following proteins share a genomic window:
- a CDS encoding NUDIX hydrolase, whose amino-acid sequence MADSADEKKPVTPRHSSTVMLLRDTLSGPEVYVQERASTMAFCAEMTVFPGGGVDSRDMPGDVDGDGQPSPEIRWQGQSTTWWAERLATTPEIARALVCAAVRETFEESGTLLAAHADGSPVTDTTPYLSQRADLEHHRLAFTDFMDQHDLTLRSDLLRPWANWVTPESQPIRYDTAFFVAAMPKGQQAHGDTREATSTGWFRPGTLLDGWRNRKINLMPPTWAQLRMLDTFRTVREVMEFAAGVKVDPVTEEPVDVPYMAEYYLLETRMYGYPERVFAPGMKFAVDPDDLPRHPYEG is encoded by the coding sequence ATGGCTGACAGCGCGGACGAGAAGAAGCCGGTGACGCCGCGTCACTCATCGACGGTGATGCTGCTCCGGGACACGCTCAGCGGACCGGAGGTCTATGTGCAGGAGCGGGCCAGCACCATGGCCTTCTGCGCGGAGATGACCGTCTTCCCCGGCGGCGGGGTCGACTCCCGTGACATGCCGGGGGACGTCGACGGAGACGGGCAGCCGTCACCGGAGATCCGGTGGCAGGGCCAGTCCACGACGTGGTGGGCCGAGCGGCTCGCGACCACACCCGAGATCGCCCGCGCGCTGGTCTGCGCGGCGGTCCGTGAGACCTTCGAGGAATCCGGGACGCTGCTCGCCGCCCACGCCGACGGGTCGCCGGTGACGGACACCACCCCCTACCTGTCGCAGCGGGCGGACCTGGAGCACCACCGCCTCGCCTTCACCGACTTCATGGACCAGCACGATCTCACGCTGCGCAGTGACCTGCTGCGGCCGTGGGCGAACTGGGTGACCCCGGAATCCCAGCCGATCCGCTATGACACGGCCTTCTTCGTCGCCGCGATGCCCAAGGGGCAGCAGGCCCACGGTGATACGCGGGAGGCGACCTCGACCGGCTGGTTCCGCCCGGGCACGCTGCTCGACGGCTGGCGCAACCGGAAGATCAACCTCATGCCCCCGACCTGGGCACAGCTGCGGATGCTCGACACGTTCCGCACCGTCCGCGAGGTGATGGAGTTCGCGGCCGGGGTGAAGGTCGACCCGGTGACCGAGGAACCGGTCGACGTCCCCTACATGGCCGAGTACTATCTGCTGGAGACCCGGATGTACGGCTACCCGGAGCGGGTCTTCGCCCCCGGGATGAAGTTCGCCGTGGACCCGGACGATCTGCCGCGGCACCCCTACGAGGGCTGA
- a CDS encoding THUMP-like domain-containing protein, whose protein sequence is MAFSVDDVAWLTSHPDAVVAASGLSFSAADTVRDTATLRDAYGDRARVLAELVTARRRGKVPADWLVCSDSAQQATPAAVAAVRARHLAAVAPGAVVFDATCSVGTELAHLADPAWGFGLVAGGDLDPARLAMAHHNLPEIPLVRADATRPAVRADVVVADPARRTARGRIRDPKDLIPPLPDLLEAWRTVRGPGGGPTGTAVKCAPGIDYSEWEGQVDIVSLAGSSGAGGGVKEACLYSPGLSVVDRRAVVVGQDRTVELTSADAESDAVAPVGRYILDPDGAVVRAGLVTQYAAALGWWRLDPHIAYLSGDTVPAPADMVPGQRVFEVVDTVPLKKLKAALAAATAGLSAAETGGRGATSLEILVRGADVDPDALRKKMRPVLTRGGGGSLTVVIARIGRSPVAVVTRQVHPRG, encoded by the coding sequence GTGGCTTTCTCCGTCGACGACGTCGCCTGGTTGACGTCGCATCCGGACGCCGTCGTCGCGGCGTCCGGTCTCAGTTTCTCCGCCGCGGACACGGTGCGGGACACCGCCACCCTGCGTGACGCCTACGGCGACCGGGCGCGGGTGCTCGCTGAACTGGTGACCGCCCGGCGCCGGGGCAAGGTCCCGGCCGACTGGCTGGTGTGCTCCGACTCGGCGCAGCAGGCGACCCCGGCGGCCGTCGCGGCGGTCCGCGCCCGGCATCTCGCGGCGGTGGCACCGGGCGCGGTGGTCTTCGACGCGACCTGCTCGGTGGGGACCGAGCTGGCGCACCTGGCTGACCCGGCGTGGGGGTTCGGCCTCGTCGCCGGCGGCGACCTGGATCCGGCGCGCCTGGCGATGGCCCACCACAATCTGCCGGAGATTCCGCTGGTGCGGGCGGACGCGACCCGGCCTGCGGTGCGCGCCGATGTCGTCGTCGCCGATCCCGCCCGCCGGACGGCCCGGGGCCGGATCCGGGACCCGAAGGATCTCATTCCGCCGCTGCCGGACCTGCTCGAGGCCTGGCGTACCGTCCGGGGGCCGGGTGGCGGTCCCACCGGAACCGCGGTGAAGTGTGCCCCGGGCATCGACTACTCGGAGTGGGAGGGGCAGGTCGACATCGTCAGCCTGGCCGGCTCCTCTGGCGCCGGCGGGGGAGTGAAGGAGGCGTGCCTCTATTCCCCGGGACTGTCGGTGGTCGACCGTCGTGCCGTGGTGGTGGGGCAGGACCGTACCGTCGAGCTGACGTCCGCGGATGCGGAGTCCGACGCGGTGGCCCCGGTCGGCCGCTACATCCTGGACCCGGACGGGGCGGTGGTGCGCGCCGGGCTGGTGACGCAGTATGCGGCGGCGTTGGGCTGGTGGCGGCTCGACCCGCACATCGCCTACCTGTCCGGCGACACGGTCCCGGCGCCGGCGGACATGGTGCCGGGTCAGCGGGTCTTCGAGGTGGTGGACACGGTGCCGCTGAAGAAGCTGAAGGCGGCGCTCGCCGCGGCGACGGCGGGGCTGTCCGCGGCGGAGACCGGTGGCCGGGGTGCGACGAGCCTGGAGATCCTGGTGCGCGGGGCGGACGTGGACCCCGATGCACTGCGGAAGAAGATGCGGCCGGTCCTGACCCGTGGGGGTGGTGGATCGCTGACCGTCGTGATCGCGAGGATCGGACGGTCCCCGGTCGCGGTCGTGACCCGGCAGGTACACCCGCGGGGGTAG